A genomic stretch from Ureibacillus composti includes:
- a CDS encoding ABC transporter ATP-binding protein, with product MEYVIEMLGIRKEFGGFVANNNITLQLKKGEIHALLGENGAGKSTLMNVLFGLYQPEAGEIKVRGKSVEITDPNVANDLGIGMVHQHFMLVENFTVTENIILGAEPTKGGIVNIKKAANEIQALSEKYGLDVDANAKIQDISVGMQQRVEILKTLYRGAEILIFDEPTASLTPQEITELIQIMKRLIQEGKSIIIITHKLKEIMDVSDRVTIIRKGEGIGTVVTAETNTDQLAEMMVGRQVTFKTEKGPANPTEEVLDVQDLVVLDYRGVERIKKLNLTVRKGEIVGIAGIDGNGQTELIEAITGLRKIKSGKVLMNGQDVTNKKPRQITETGLGHIPSDRHKHGLVLDFTIGHNIALQTYYQEPFSKMSIMNYKEVSKKAKQIIEEFDVRSGHGEASLARSLSGGNQQKAIIGREIDRNPDLLIAALPTRGLDVGAIEFIHKRLIEQRDKGKAVLLISFELDEVMNVSDRIAVIHDGEILDIVEPKETNEQELGLLMAGEKRKSAGAVKGDE from the coding sequence TTGGAATATGTTATTGAAATGCTCGGCATCCGTAAAGAATTCGGAGGTTTCGTAGCAAATAACAACATCACCCTTCAACTGAAAAAAGGCGAAATTCATGCACTTCTAGGTGAAAACGGTGCAGGAAAGTCAACGTTGATGAACGTTCTATTCGGTCTTTATCAACCAGAAGCAGGGGAAATTAAAGTACGTGGAAAATCAGTGGAAATTACAGATCCAAATGTGGCGAACGATCTTGGAATCGGGATGGTTCATCAACATTTCATGCTTGTCGAAAATTTCACTGTGACAGAAAATATTATTTTAGGTGCTGAACCAACTAAGGGTGGCATTGTCAACATAAAAAAAGCAGCAAATGAAATCCAAGCACTCTCTGAAAAATACGGCTTAGATGTGGATGCAAATGCTAAAATTCAAGACATTTCCGTTGGGATGCAACAGCGTGTTGAAATTCTTAAAACTTTATACCGTGGTGCCGAAATTTTAATTTTCGACGAACCAACTGCATCACTCACTCCTCAAGAAATTACAGAGCTTATTCAAATTATGAAGCGCTTAATTCAAGAGGGCAAATCGATTATTATTATTACCCATAAGTTAAAAGAAATCATGGATGTCTCTGATCGCGTAACCATCATCCGTAAAGGGGAAGGGATTGGCACAGTCGTTACGGCTGAAACCAATACGGATCAATTAGCAGAAATGATGGTAGGACGTCAAGTTACGTTTAAAACGGAAAAAGGTCCTGCAAATCCAACAGAAGAAGTGCTAGATGTTCAAGATTTAGTCGTACTCGATTACCGTGGCGTTGAAAGAATTAAGAAACTAAACTTAACTGTTCGTAAAGGCGAAATCGTTGGGATTGCTGGGATTGACGGTAATGGACAAACTGAGCTAATCGAAGCGATTACAGGTCTTCGTAAAATTAAAAGCGGTAAAGTGTTGATGAATGGTCAAGATGTGACGAATAAAAAACCACGTCAAATTACGGAAACAGGTTTAGGACATATTCCGTCAGACCGTCATAAACACGGATTAGTACTCGACTTTACAATTGGGCATAACATTGCGTTACAAACATATTATCAAGAGCCATTTTCTAAAATGAGCATTATGAATTACAAAGAAGTTTCGAAAAAGGCAAAACAAATTATCGAAGAATTCGATGTTCGTTCAGGTCACGGTGAAGCAAGCTTGGCCCGTTCTCTATCTGGTGGTAACCAACAAAAAGCAATTATCGGACGCGAAATCGATCGAAATCCTGATTTATTAATTGCGGCCTTACCAACTCGTGGTCTTGACGTTGGGGCGATTGAATTTATTCACAAACGTTTAATTGAACAACGCGACAAAGGCAAAGCTGTTCTATTAATTTCATTTGAATTAGATGAAGTCATGAACGTTTCCGATCGCATTGCGGTCATCCATGATGGAGAAATTTTAGACATAGTCGAACCTAAAGAAACAAACGAACAAGAACTAGGTTTATTAATGGCTGGAGAAAAGAGAAAATCAGCCGGCGCAGTAAAGGGGGACGAATAA
- a CDS encoding ribonuclease J, protein MSKTKNEVIRVIPLGGVGEIGKSMYVIEIDEELFVVDSGLMFPEDDMLGIDIVIPDITYLVENKERVKGIFLTHGHEDAIGSISYVLQKIKAPVYGSKLTIALAKEHLKNTPELHQVNFFEVTNRSRMNFQSTYVTFFHTTHSIPDSLGIVFHTSEGAIVHTGEFKFDQAAKGKYKPDIAKMAQIGEDGVFILLSESTEAERPGHTTSENVIQEKIAKYFYSAPARIIVAVYASNFIRIQQVFNHAQESKRKVAVVGKSLEKVIDIGVNLGYLTIDEETLIPVKEIHKYQDDEIIIIVTSNQGEPLEALDKIVRKQHRDVRIKDTDTVLITFTPSPGMEIQMANAMNQLAKAGANVLSADKKIHVSGHGCQEDLKFMLNLMKPKYFIPMQGEYRMLIAHSKLAQSLGMQKSQIFIADKGDVVEYKSGKMRMSGRVQAGNVLIDGIGVGDVGNIVLRDRKLLSQDGIFIVVVTLNRAQKKIASGPEILSRGFVYVRESEQLIVEATELARTVIEKYVNKETFEWTNIKQEIRDTLNAYLFQKTKRRPMIIPIIMEY, encoded by the coding sequence GTGTCAAAAACTAAAAATGAAGTAATCCGAGTGATCCCTCTTGGCGGAGTTGGAGAAATCGGAAAATCGATGTACGTGATCGAAATTGACGAAGAGCTTTTCGTTGTTGACAGCGGACTTATGTTCCCAGAAGATGACATGTTGGGGATCGATATCGTCATTCCTGATATTACATATTTGGTAGAGAATAAGGAACGTGTCAAAGGCATTTTCTTAACACATGGTCATGAAGATGCAATCGGATCAATTTCATATGTACTGCAAAAAATTAAAGCGCCTGTTTACGGTTCAAAATTAACAATTGCGCTTGCGAAAGAACATTTAAAAAATACACCAGAATTACATCAAGTGAATTTCTTTGAAGTCACAAATAGAAGTCGTATGAATTTCCAGTCAACTTATGTAACGTTCTTCCATACAACTCATAGCATTCCTGATTCATTAGGAATTGTCTTCCATACGTCGGAAGGTGCGATTGTGCATACAGGTGAATTCAAATTTGACCAAGCGGCAAAAGGGAAATATAAACCAGATATTGCAAAAATGGCTCAAATTGGGGAAGATGGGGTGTTCATTCTTTTATCGGAATCAACAGAAGCTGAACGTCCTGGCCATACAACGAGCGAAAACGTGATTCAAGAAAAAATTGCAAAATATTTCTATTCTGCCCCTGCACGCATTATCGTAGCAGTATACGCTTCAAACTTTATTCGTATTCAACAAGTGTTTAACCATGCACAAGAGTCGAAACGTAAAGTGGCGGTTGTCGGAAAAAGTTTAGAAAAAGTGATCGATATTGGAGTGAATTTAGGGTATTTAACGATCGATGAAGAGACTTTAATCCCTGTAAAAGAAATTCATAAATACCAAGACGATGAAATCATCATTATTGTTACTAGTAATCAAGGTGAACCACTTGAAGCGCTAGACAAAATTGTTCGCAAACAACACCGTGATGTGAGAATCAAAGATACAGATACAGTACTCATTACGTTTACGCCATCACCAGGCATGGAGATCCAAATGGCAAATGCCATGAACCAGCTGGCAAAAGCGGGAGCCAATGTATTATCTGCTGATAAAAAGATCCATGTATCCGGTCACGGTTGTCAAGAAGATTTGAAATTCATGCTAAACTTAATGAAGCCAAAATATTTTATCCCGATGCAAGGCGAGTACCGTATGCTAATTGCACATTCGAAATTAGCACAATCATTAGGCATGCAAAAATCTCAAATCTTTATTGCCGATAAAGGCGATGTAGTCGAATACAAAAGTGGAAAAATGCGCATGAGCGGCCGTGTACAAGCGGGGAACGTTCTAATCGATGGAATCGGTGTGGGTGATGTAGGTAACATCGTATTACGCGATCGTAAATTACTTTCACAAGATGGTATCTTTATCGTCGTGGTGACGCTAAACCGAGCACAAAAGAAAATAGCATCAGGACCAGAAATTTTATCGCGCGGATTTGTTTATGTACGTGAGTCAGAACAGCTTATTGTTGAAGCAACTGAACTTGCGCGTACAGTCATTGAAAAGTATGTTAATAAAGAAACATTTGAATGGACAAACATTAAACAAGAAATCCGTGATACACTCAACGCTTATTTATTCCAAAAAACAAAGCGCCGCCCAATGATTATCCCAATTATCATGGAATACTAA
- a CDS encoding DNA translocase FtsK yields the protein MASIKRKKSATKTKAKSGMHPLAYEIIGLLLIAFAIMVFFEYGVVGRTMQTITMFLFGNLHILVPFFAVFFALVIMIQRKGITLKDRIIQGALLIVCSLSIFSHGLFFEELYKSNDLLTNSVIRETWRILIDMEGIVTRSHSLGGGMVGAVLYAMFHVLFDAKGAKIAAWFLLLIGIVLITGKALVPIIAEKAPNMKFKLPKRKRRARTVVKKEKEPEPTPTRKRRAKTEDRTAIETAATTDEEEVTVVQMRSMFDEDDDDDEPIISAFTQNINHQPQEPEPKPQPKPAPPQTENEADHENLEHTITKAVENNVENVDYVLPTMNLLQLPPQHDQSGEYTVIQGNAKKLEQTFASFGVKAKVMQVHLGPAVTKYEVMPDVGVKVSKIVSLQDDLALALAAKDIRMEAPIPGKSAIGIEVPNSEIAIVTLREVLESKENNKPDAKLLIGFGRDITGQAILAELNKMPHLLVAGSTGSGKSVCINGIIVSILMRAAPHEVKMMLIDPKMVELNMYNGIPHLLAPVVTDARKASQALQKVVSEMERRYDLFSHTGTRNIKGYNDHIDRFNEENDEKHPKLPYIVVIIDELADLMMVASHDVEDSITRLAQMARAAGIHLIIATQRPSVDVITGVIKANIPSRIAFAVSSAIDSRTILDSGGAERLLGRGDMLFLPAGSSKPIRVQGAYLSDAEVEAVVDAVIEQQKAQYDETMIPTDEPETTFEEETDELFDEAVKLVVEMQTASVSMLQRRFRIGYSRAARIVDQMEMRGVVGPPDGSRPRQVLQNKSSVE from the coding sequence ATGGCATCGATTAAACGAAAAAAATCAGCCACAAAAACGAAAGCAAAGTCTGGTATGCATCCACTCGCCTATGAAATTATTGGATTATTATTAATTGCCTTTGCCATTATGGTGTTTTTTGAATATGGCGTAGTTGGACGCACGATGCAAACTATTACGATGTTCTTATTTGGTAATTTACATATTCTCGTTCCTTTTTTTGCGGTGTTTTTCGCATTGGTCATTATGATTCAAAGAAAAGGGATTACGTTAAAGGATCGGATTATTCAAGGAGCGCTCCTGATCGTTTGTAGTTTATCGATTTTTAGTCATGGGTTGTTCTTTGAAGAGCTTTATAAAAGCAATGACTTGTTGACCAATTCTGTGATTCGTGAGACGTGGAGAATACTCATTGATATGGAAGGAATTGTAACACGTAGTCATTCCCTTGGTGGAGGGATGGTAGGTGCCGTTCTTTACGCGATGTTCCATGTGTTGTTCGATGCAAAAGGGGCAAAAATTGCTGCATGGTTCCTTTTATTAATAGGGATTGTGTTAATTACAGGAAAAGCACTTGTGCCCATTATTGCGGAAAAGGCGCCAAATATGAAATTTAAACTTCCGAAAAGAAAACGTCGCGCAAGAACGGTCGTGAAAAAAGAGAAAGAACCGGAGCCAACACCAACTCGTAAGCGACGTGCAAAAACTGAGGATCGTACTGCCATTGAAACGGCAGCGACAACTGATGAAGAAGAAGTAACAGTAGTGCAAATGCGTTCCATGTTCGATGAGGATGATGATGACGATGAACCAATTATTTCGGCGTTTACGCAAAATATTAACCATCAGCCACAGGAACCGGAGCCAAAACCGCAACCAAAACCAGCACCACCTCAAACAGAAAATGAGGCTGATCATGAAAATCTCGAACATACAATTACAAAAGCTGTAGAAAATAATGTTGAGAATGTAGATTATGTATTGCCGACGATGAATTTATTGCAATTGCCACCGCAGCATGATCAAAGTGGTGAGTATACGGTTATTCAAGGAAACGCGAAAAAACTAGAACAAACTTTTGCAAGCTTTGGGGTAAAAGCAAAAGTGATGCAAGTGCATTTAGGACCAGCTGTTACGAAATATGAAGTGATGCCTGACGTTGGGGTGAAGGTAAGTAAAATTGTGAGTTTACAAGACGACTTAGCTTTAGCATTAGCGGCGAAAGATATACGAATGGAAGCGCCAATTCCGGGGAAATCGGCTATCGGGATTGAAGTACCGAATAGCGAAATTGCCATCGTGACATTGCGCGAAGTATTAGAATCAAAAGAAAATAACAAACCAGATGCCAAACTACTCATTGGATTTGGTCGCGATATTACAGGACAAGCCATTTTAGCCGAACTGAACAAAATGCCTCACTTACTTGTGGCAGGTTCTACTGGTAGTGGTAAATCTGTTTGTATTAACGGGATTATTGTGTCGATCCTGATGCGTGCTGCTCCACATGAAGTAAAAATGATGTTAATCGACCCGAAAATGGTTGAGTTAAATATGTATAATGGGATTCCACATTTATTAGCACCGGTTGTGACGGATGCGCGGAAAGCTTCGCAAGCCTTACAAAAGGTTGTTTCTGAAATGGAGCGCCGTTATGATCTATTTTCCCATACAGGAACGCGTAACATTAAAGGCTACAATGATCATATAGACCGATTTAACGAAGAAAATGATGAGAAACATCCGAAATTACCTTATATCGTCGTGATTATCGATGAGTTAGCCGACTTAATGATGGTCGCTTCTCATGATGTAGAGGATTCGATTACACGACTTGCCCAAATGGCTCGTGCAGCGGGGATTCATTTAATAATCGCTACACAACGTCCATCTGTAGATGTTATTACAGGGGTCATCAAAGCGAACATTCCGTCACGTATTGCTTTTGCCGTATCATCTGCTATTGATTCGCGCACAATACTAGATAGTGGAGGCGCTGAAAGACTTTTAGGGCGAGGTGATATGTTATTCTTACCAGCAGGCTCTTCAAAACCAATTCGTGTTCAAGGTGCATATCTTTCGGATGCAGAGGTTGAAGCAGTGGTAGATGCTGTTATCGAACAGCAAAAAGCACAATATGATGAAACCATGATTCCTACTGATGAACCTGAAACGACATTTGAAGAAGAAACAGATGAATTGTTCGATGAAGCTGTGAAATTAGTTGTTGAAATGCAGACAGCTTCCGTATCCATGTTGCAACGTCGTTTTAGAATAGGCTATTCAAGAGCTGCGCGTATTGTTGACCAAATGGAAATGCGCGGTGTCGTGGGACCACCTGATGGAAGTCGTCCTCGTCAAGTACTACAGAACAAGTCTAGTGTTGAATAG
- a CDS encoding BMP family protein produces MKKSKFGFALSLLAAGSILAACGAGDKAEDSNKDEGKTASEGGDFSVAMVTDTGSVDDKSFNQSAWEGIQAFGKDNGLEKGDGGYDYLESTSDADYNQNLNNLLRRDFDLVFGIGFMMGDAMLEVAEQQPDAQLAIVDAVADAPNVTSILFKEQEGAFLAGVVAAEMSKTGKVGFVGGMENEVIKRFEAGFLAGVEAVNPDIKVDVQYTGDFNKAELGKTSANRMYSSGVDIIFHAAGGAGNGVFTEAKERKEKDPNADVWVIGVDSDQYDEGQVDADTNVTLTSMLKRVDVAVKDVATKTKEGNFPGGTVVYGLAENGVDLADSRGAIPQEVLDTVEDYKTKIINGEVKIPETVE; encoded by the coding sequence ATGAAAAAAAGTAAATTTGGTTTTGCTCTTTCTTTACTAGCAGCCGGTTCAATTCTTGCAGCATGTGGTGCTGGGGATAAAGCTGAAGACTCAAACAAAGACGAAGGAAAAACAGCTTCTGAAGGTGGAGATTTCTCAGTTGCGATGGTAACTGACACTGGTTCGGTTGATGATAAATCATTTAACCAATCAGCATGGGAAGGAATCCAAGCATTTGGTAAAGACAATGGCTTAGAAAAAGGTGACGGTGGCTACGACTACCTAGAATCAACTTCTGATGCTGACTACAATCAAAACTTAAACAACTTACTTCGTCGTGACTTCGATTTAGTATTTGGGATCGGGTTCATGATGGGTGATGCAATGCTTGAAGTTGCAGAACAACAACCAGATGCACAACTTGCAATTGTTGACGCAGTTGCTGATGCGCCAAACGTAACATCTATTCTTTTCAAAGAGCAAGAAGGTGCCTTCCTTGCAGGTGTAGTTGCAGCTGAAATGTCTAAAACTGGTAAAGTTGGTTTCGTTGGTGGTATGGAAAACGAAGTAATTAAACGTTTCGAAGCTGGTTTCCTTGCTGGTGTAGAAGCAGTTAACCCAGACATCAAAGTTGACGTTCAATATACAGGTGACTTCAACAAAGCAGAACTTGGTAAAACATCTGCAAACCGTATGTACTCTTCAGGCGTAGATATTATCTTCCACGCTGCAGGTGGTGCGGGTAACGGTGTATTCACTGAAGCAAAAGAACGTAAAGAAAAAGATCCAAATGCGGACGTTTGGGTAATCGGTGTTGACTCTGACCAATATGATGAAGGACAAGTTGATGCAGATACAAACGTAACACTTACTTCTATGTTAAAACGTGTTGACGTAGCTGTTAAAGACGTTGCAACTAAAACAAAAGAAGGTAACTTCCCAGGTGGTACTGTAGTTTACGGTTTAGCTGAAAACGGTGTAGACCTTGCAGATTCTCGTGGAGCAATTCCTCAAGAAGTATTAGACACTGTTGAAGATTACAAAACAAAAATCATTAACGGTGAAGTAAAAATTCCTGAAACAGTTGAGTAA
- a CDS encoding MFS transporter: MSSTTVPTQDEKMDKSKLKVFFGAYIGWIFDYYEVFLLSFLVIPMASALSLSTAQVASVFSVQLAFLAVGGVVFGYLGDKIGRKKILILTLVIFCLATLMRGFSFNYEWLIVWTAIAGFGLGGEYGAAQALVSETVPSKQRGFWSSMLYGGAYIGIFLGASVGGFLLPVIGWRWTFILSAFPILFALYLRKDVEESQVWEKEVLEKKDVQKVKLTEKYGLRRFWKPFGIALIAAVLQYFAYYGITNFLPTYLVKYEGFEMGTAGWWLFFTAFAGLVGSFVAGYTTDKWGRRITLCYLGVVAALGGLILYLTWSSLISSFLILIPMFLLYFGSNGASVFGSLFSEIFPTDVRATGISWALQIGRGLSAIPPLITAAVFPVYGYKPIILGGAALFLLLAIWAWVFPETKNKDLFKEDESNEGEKSEVEPELTPNT; this comes from the coding sequence ATGTCGAGTACAACAGTTCCAACGCAAGACGAAAAAATGGATAAGTCAAAATTGAAAGTATTTTTTGGTGCCTATATTGGTTGGATTTTTGATTATTATGAAGTGTTTTTATTAAGTTTCTTAGTTATTCCCATGGCTTCAGCACTTTCGCTTTCAACAGCCCAGGTTGCATCTGTATTTTCAGTTCAGTTGGCGTTTTTAGCTGTAGGTGGAGTTGTATTTGGTTATTTAGGGGATAAAATCGGACGTAAAAAAATATTAATTTTAACTCTCGTGATCTTCTGTCTAGCAACATTAATGAGAGGTTTTAGCTTCAATTACGAATGGTTAATCGTTTGGACGGCAATCGCTGGCTTTGGTTTAGGTGGGGAATATGGTGCAGCCCAAGCGTTAGTTAGTGAAACCGTTCCATCAAAGCAACGTGGTTTTTGGAGTAGTATGCTATATGGTGGCGCTTATATCGGAATCTTTTTAGGTGCTTCTGTAGGCGGCTTTTTATTACCGGTCATCGGATGGCGTTGGACGTTTATTTTATCTGCTTTCCCTATCTTATTTGCCCTTTATTTACGTAAGGACGTCGAAGAGTCGCAAGTATGGGAAAAAGAGGTGCTAGAGAAAAAGGATGTTCAAAAAGTCAAACTAACGGAAAAGTATGGACTGCGTAGATTTTGGAAACCATTTGGAATTGCCTTAATCGCGGCGGTTCTGCAATACTTCGCTTATTATGGGATTACAAACTTCTTACCTACGTATCTTGTAAAATATGAAGGATTCGAGATGGGTACTGCCGGCTGGTGGCTTTTCTTTACTGCATTTGCAGGTCTAGTAGGTTCGTTTGTTGCAGGCTATACAACGGACAAATGGGGACGCCGAATTACACTTTGCTATCTGGGCGTTGTCGCAGCATTAGGAGGACTTATTCTTTATTTAACTTGGAGTAGTTTAATTAGTTCATTCTTAATTTTAATTCCAATGTTCTTATTATACTTTGGTTCAAATGGTGCATCCGTCTTCGGGTCATTATTTAGTGAAATCTTCCCAACGGATGTTCGAGCGACAGGAATTTCATGGGCACTGCAAATTGGACGAGGCCTTTCTGCAATCCCGCCGTTAATTACAGCGGCAGTCTTCCCGGTTTACGGCTACAAGCCAATCATCTTGGGAGGCGCAGCATTATTCCTACTACTTGCAATCTGGGCTTGGGTATTCCCAGAAACGAAAAATAAAGATCTATTTAAAGAAGATGAATCCAATGAAGGCGAAAAATCCGAAGTAGAACCAGAATTAACACCAAACACATAA
- a CDS encoding ABC transporter permease, with the protein MSFLDVLYFIIPSAIFYAAPLILAAIGAVFSERSGVVNIGVEGIMVIGAFVGIVFNLFTVDVFGDFTPWASLLAALVVGAVFSLFLAIPAISLRADQTVTGVALNLLGAAVALFSVKLIFDKGQTEFITERFARFDIPGLASIPVLGPMFFHNVYGTSILAIVVAIVAWFVIYKTPFGLRLRAVGEHPMAADTMGINVARMRYIGVMISGALAGVGGAVYSLTITNNFSHATISGQGFMAIAAMIFGKWHPLGTMGAALFFGLAQALSIVGGSIPYVQDIPSVFLLILPYVLTIIALAGFIGKANAPKASGIPYIKGQR; encoded by the coding sequence ATGAGCTTTTTAGACGTATTATATTTCATCATCCCTTCTGCCATTTTCTATGCTGCACCATTGATTTTGGCTGCAATTGGTGCCGTTTTCTCTGAACGATCTGGTGTTGTCAACATCGGGGTTGAAGGAATTATGGTCATAGGTGCGTTTGTTGGGATTGTGTTTAATTTATTTACAGTAGATGTGTTTGGAGACTTTACTCCGTGGGCATCATTACTTGCAGCATTAGTCGTTGGGGCTGTATTCTCATTATTCCTAGCGATTCCAGCGATTTCATTACGTGCAGACCAAACTGTAACAGGGGTTGCATTAAACTTACTAGGTGCAGCGGTTGCATTATTCTCAGTGAAATTGATTTTTGACAAAGGTCAAACAGAGTTTATTACAGAGCGTTTTGCTCGATTTGATATTCCAGGGTTAGCAAGTATTCCAGTCCTTGGACCCATGTTCTTCCATAACGTATATGGTACATCCATTTTAGCGATTGTTGTCGCAATCGTCGCTTGGTTTGTGATTTACAAAACTCCATTTGGTTTACGTCTACGTGCAGTAGGGGAACACCCAATGGCTGCAGACACAATGGGGATTAACGTAGCAAGAATGCGTTATATCGGTGTTATGATTTCTGGTGCTTTAGCTGGAGTCGGTGGTGCGGTTTACTCACTAACGATTACAAACAACTTTAGTCACGCAACGATTAGTGGACAAGGGTTCATGGCCATTGCCGCAATGATCTTCGGTAAATGGCATCCACTAGGCACGATGGGAGCTGCCCTATTCTTCGGGTTAGCACAAGCCTTAAGTATCGTAGGTGGATCAATCCCTTACGTACAAGACATTCCAAGTGTATTCTTATTAATCTTACCGTATGTCTTAACAATCATTGCCCTTGCTGGATTCATCGGCAAAGCCAACGCGCCAAAAGCAAGTGGTATT
- a CDS encoding ABC transporter permease: MSNRVINILVPVISVIIGLIVGAIVMAVSGYNAVDGYIALWNGIFGDSYTIGETIRQITPYILAGLAVAFAFRTGLFNIGVEGQLIMGWAAAAYVGYAVEGLPKFIHLPLALIAAALAGAFWAFIAGVLKARFNVHEVIATIMLNYIALHVSNALIKVWADGGDKTQRILETASLRSPFLESMTQYSRLHWGIIVALLMVVVMWFILDKTTRGYELKAVGFNHHAAEYSGMSVRRNIILAMTISGVFAGLGGAMEALGTFEYVGIKGGFTGIGFDGIAVALLGANTPLGVIFGATLFGSLQNGALNMPNEAGIPTEIVSIIIALIIFFVASGYVIRVLLEKFNSKKEGK; the protein is encoded by the coding sequence ATGTCAAATCGTGTAATTAATATACTCGTTCCTGTCATTTCCGTCATTATTGGATTAATTGTCGGTGCCATTGTAATGGCCGTTTCTGGCTATAATGCAGTCGATGGTTACATAGCTCTATGGAATGGTATTTTTGGAGATTCTTATACAATTGGTGAAACAATTCGCCAAATTACACCATATATCTTAGCAGGTCTTGCGGTTGCCTTTGCCTTCCGAACTGGATTATTCAACATCGGGGTTGAAGGTCAGTTAATTATGGGGTGGGCAGCAGCTGCTTATGTTGGATATGCAGTGGAAGGTCTTCCGAAATTCATCCATTTACCATTAGCGTTAATTGCTGCAGCTCTTGCAGGGGCTTTCTGGGCATTTATTGCAGGGGTGTTAAAAGCAAGATTTAATGTACATGAAGTAATTGCAACGATCATGCTTAACTACATTGCCTTACATGTGTCAAACGCATTAATTAAAGTTTGGGCTGATGGTGGCGATAAAACACAACGTATTCTTGAAACCGCTTCACTTCGTTCTCCATTTTTAGAATCAATGACGCAATATTCCCGTTTACACTGGGGAATCATTGTGGCGTTACTAATGGTTGTCGTGATGTGGTTCATATTAGATAAAACAACGCGCGGTTACGAATTAAAAGCAGTAGGATTTAACCATCATGCGGCTGAATATTCAGGTATGAGTGTTCGTCGAAATATCATATTAGCCATGACGATTTCTGGTGTGTTCGCGGGTCTTGGTGGAGCAATGGAAGCCCTAGGAACGTTTGAATACGTTGGGATCAAAGGTGGATTTACGGGAATCGGGTTTGACGGGATTGCCGTTGCGTTATTAGGTGCCAATACACCACTTGGGGTTATCTTCGGTGCGACATTATTCGGCTCTCTTCAAAACGGTGCCTTAAACATGCCAAACGAAGCAGGAATTCCTACTGAGATCGTTTCAATTATTATTGCCTTAATTATCTTCTTCGTTGCATCAGGATATGTCATCCGTGTGCTTCTGGAGAAATTCAATTCTAAAAAGGAGGGAAAATAA
- a CDS encoding GntR family transcriptional regulator: protein MSIKSDQRHLYLQVIDRLKADIEKGIYKENEKLPSEFELSKELGVSRATLREALRLLEEENIIVRRHGVGTFVNPKPVFTSGIEHLSSISSMIENVGMTPGTVFINATENSPTEHDLERFQCSAEDAVLTIERVRTADGEPVVYCIDKVLSKNLPSDYVQKKGVSIFSSLEESGDIHVAYAVTYIDPIGYHESVSPILNCGQETALLVLKQLHYDVNDRVVLYSKNYFRADKFSFHVIRKRV from the coding sequence ATGTCAATTAAATCAGATCAACGTCATCTATATCTTCAAGTCATTGATCGTTTGAAAGCAGACATTGAAAAAGGTATTTATAAAGAAAACGAAAAATTACCGTCTGAATTTGAACTTTCCAAGGAACTTGGGGTAAGTCGAGCAACTCTACGTGAGGCGCTACGACTATTAGAAGAAGAAAACATCATTGTACGTCGTCATGGTGTAGGAACATTTGTTAATCCGAAGCCTGTATTTACGTCAGGGATCGAGCATTTATCCAGCATTTCTTCAATGATTGAAAATGTTGGAATGACCCCTGGCACAGTGTTTATCAATGCAACGGAAAATTCGCCGACCGAACATGATCTGGAACGATTCCAGTGTAGTGCGGAAGATGCTGTACTCACAATCGAACGCGTTCGAACAGCGGACGGAGAGCCTGTTGTTTATTGCATAGATAAGGTTTTGTCAAAAAATCTACCATCTGACTACGTACAAAAAAAAGGCGTGTCCATTTTCTCGTCACTTGAAGAATCTGGTGATATTCATGTCGCTTATGCGGTCACTTATATAGACCCAATCGGCTATCATGAAAGCGTTTCACCGATATTAAATTGTGGTCAAGAAACGGCACTTCTCGTCTTAAAGCAGCTTCACTATGATGTAAATGATCGTGTTGTACTCTATTCAAAAAATTATTTCAGAGCTGATAAATTCAGCTTCCATGTTATTCGAAAACGGGTGTGA